The following coding sequences lie in one Heyndrickxia oleronia genomic window:
- a CDS encoding ECF transporter S component: MKRGIRYDFSLLALLLIPVGVSLNVVGYQLSTILKLPVFVDQIGTIMVSMIAGPWIGLLTGLLGNVVNGMLNPIAIGFSIVSMSIGFVSGYLSKWKFYNNIFGIILSCILLTIVSAFTAAIVTVFMFGGVTGAGTDLITATFLATGKELWNSVVSTNLISGSINTILNFGISWLIIRRVPDRFLIKLNYGEPYIKKGGNVNG; the protein is encoded by the coding sequence ATGAAAAGAGGGATAAGGTATGATTTTTCATTACTAGCATTATTATTAATCCCAGTAGGTGTTTCATTAAATGTAGTTGGTTATCAACTATCGACTATATTAAAGTTGCCAGTTTTTGTTGATCAAATAGGAACAATAATGGTATCGATGATTGCAGGACCTTGGATTGGATTGCTAACTGGTCTTTTAGGAAATGTCGTAAATGGGATGCTTAATCCTATTGCAATAGGGTTCAGTATCGTGTCAATGAGTATTGGTTTTGTATCAGGCTATTTATCAAAATGGAAATTTTATAACAATATTTTTGGTATCATTCTATCTTGTATACTATTAACAATTGTATCAGCATTCACGGCAGCTATCGTTACAGTTTTTATGTTTGGTGGAGTAACTGGTGCAGGGACAGATTTAATTACAGCAACGTTTCTTGCAACAGGAAAAGAATTATGGAATTCCGTTGTATCCACAAATTTAATTTCAGGTTCAATTAATACAATCCTAAATTTCGGTATTAGTTGGTTAATTATTAGAAGAGTTCCAGATAGATTTTTAATTAAGTTAAATTATGGTGAGCCATATATTAAGAAAGGGGGAAATGTGAATGGATAG
- a CDS encoding energy-coupling factor ABC transporter ATP-binding protein, producing the protein MSILSLKNISYKYPLENNETIHDVSFEFEKGRVYGLVGANESGKTTLCNIIRGFIPELYKGQLVGDVMIKGKHLNEYNIGELATIIGYSFQNPFTQLSGVKDTVYEEIAYGMENIGVPRDEMIKKVNDLVKMFRLEDLINKNPFELSGGQKQRVAIASIIALDPEFIILDEPTSQLDPKSSEDIFKIIHLLKKQGKTILLVDHKVDLLAEYCDEILLMSKGQLAMTGPTKEILADPKVLKYGGQLPQVALYYIQKAKDNHLKTTDTIPLTVQEVQDILRKDGEV; encoded by the coding sequence ATGAGCATTCTATCGTTAAAGAATATTAGTTATAAATATCCTTTAGAAAATAATGAAACGATTCACGATGTCTCATTTGAATTCGAAAAAGGACGCGTCTATGGTCTAGTGGGAGCAAATGAGTCAGGAAAAACGACATTATGTAATATCATTAGAGGCTTTATCCCTGAGCTTTACAAAGGGCAATTAGTAGGGGACGTGATGATAAAAGGGAAGCATTTAAATGAATATAATATCGGAGAGCTTGCCACAATCATCGGTTATTCGTTTCAAAATCCGTTTACCCAGCTATCCGGGGTAAAGGATACCGTATATGAGGAAATTGCCTATGGGATGGAAAATATAGGTGTGCCACGTGATGAAATGATAAAAAAAGTTAATGATCTAGTCAAAATGTTTCGCTTAGAAGATTTGATTAACAAGAATCCTTTTGAATTATCGGGTGGACAAAAACAAAGGGTTGCAATAGCTTCAATCATTGCTTTAGATCCAGAATTTATCATTTTAGATGAACCAACTTCACAATTAGACCCTAAAAGTAGTGAAGATATTTTTAAAATCATCCATCTTTTAAAAAAGCAAGGTAAAACCATCTTGCTAGTGGATCATAAAGTTGATTTATTAGCGGAGTATTGTGATGAAATTTTATTAATGAGCAAAGGACAGCTGGCTATGACCGGTCCTACAAAAGAAATTTTGGCAGATCCTAAGGTACTAAAGTATGGAGGGCAATTGCCACAAGTAGCGCTATATTATATCCAAAAGGCTAAGGATAATCATTTGAAAACTACAGATACGATACCTTTAACAGTACAAGAAGTACAGGACATCTTACGTAAGGATGGTGAAGTGTAA
- a CDS encoding IS110 family transposase, producing METLHKRCAGLDVHSETIVACVILGESETDLVKETETFPTLTKDLFHLLKWLEEKEVTHIAMESTGVYWKPVYNILEDFFDITLANAQRIKNVPGRKTDVSDAEWIAKLLRHGLIEKSFVPSEDFRNLRDLTRLRKKWIGHMTSEKNRIQKVLESSNIKLSTVISDVFGVSGRKLLEQLMNEGYIDQEDVEQKIHGRMAHKKQLITDSLFGTLNDHQLFLIKQSWMHIVNLEELISDIEKRIDVILSNYQEEVQLLITMPGIKKDTAAVIIAEIGVDMGQFPTSKHLASWAGLSPGNHESAGRKKNTKTVKGNPHIKSALCEAAWAVSRSRKQRLGIKYWSLAARRGKKKALVAIGHRMLTIVYHMLQNKEPYHEST from the coding sequence ATGGAAACATTGCACAAACGATGTGCGGGCTTAGATGTTCATTCGGAAACAATAGTTGCCTGCGTCATTCTTGGAGAATCAGAGACCGACTTGGTTAAGGAGACCGAAACATTTCCTACTTTGACGAAGGACCTGTTTCATCTTCTTAAATGGCTTGAGGAGAAGGAAGTAACCCACATCGCAATGGAAAGTACAGGCGTCTACTGGAAACCTGTATACAATATCTTAGAGGATTTCTTTGATATTACTTTGGCAAATGCTCAAAGGATTAAAAATGTCCCTGGAAGGAAAACAGATGTTTCGGATGCTGAATGGATTGCTAAATTATTAAGACATGGCTTAATAGAGAAAAGTTTTGTCCCTTCTGAAGACTTTCGAAATTTAAGAGATTTGACTCGCCTCAGAAAAAAATGGATTGGACACATGACATCCGAAAAAAACCGAATCCAAAAGGTACTAGAGTCCTCAAATATTAAATTAAGCACAGTTATTTCAGATGTATTTGGAGTATCAGGACGAAAACTGTTGGAACAACTCATGAATGAAGGTTATATCGACCAAGAAGATGTCGAACAAAAAATACATGGAAGAATGGCCCATAAAAAGCAATTGATTACCGACTCACTATTTGGAACATTAAATGATCACCAGCTATTTCTTATTAAGCAATCTTGGATGCACATTGTTAATTTAGAAGAATTAATATCAGATATCGAGAAAAGAATCGACGTCATTTTATCCAACTATCAGGAGGAAGTACAGCTTCTGATTACAATGCCGGGAATTAAGAAAGACACGGCAGCTGTTATCATTGCGGAAATAGGAGTAGATATGGGACAATTTCCAACCTCTAAACATCTTGCATCATGGGCAGGATTGTCGCCCGGAAATCACGAAAGTGCCGGAAGGAAAAAAAACACTAAAACGGTTAAAGGAAATCCTCATATTAAATCTGCATTGTGTGAGGCTGCGTGGGCTGTTTCAAGAAGTCGGAAACAAAGATTAGGAATCAAATATTGGTCACTAGCTGCAAGAAGGGGAAAGAAAAAAGCACTCGTTGCCATCGGACATCGAATGCTAACTATTGTCTATCATATGCTTCAGAATAAGGAACCCTACCACGAGTCAACTTAA
- a CDS encoding energy-coupling factor transporter transmembrane component T, with product MDSRIGKLYPSSKFAFVILIILLSMFTPGYIFQYMVLPFMLLISLCSRTATKFLATFVKSILIVVLFIFIIQVFIVVNDDSQKIWGIIHFSQIGLTTSLNMTAKIIAISSSVIWFFQVTSVKDIIYALEKSGVSQKVTFVIASTIQLIPQMMSLSKTITDAQRSRGIETEGSMFVRMKAFVPMIGPLVLSSIQQIEERVLTLESRAFSSGAKKTSIYELKKQKADYLIITFCAVILISYIVWRILS from the coding sequence ATGGATAGTCGTATTGGAAAACTTTATCCTTCATCTAAATTTGCTTTTGTCATTCTAATTATTTTATTAAGTATGTTCACACCTGGATACATATTCCAATATATGGTTCTTCCATTCATGTTACTAATAAGCCTTTGTTCCAGGACGGCTACTAAGTTTTTAGCAACGTTTGTGAAGTCAATTTTAATAGTTGTGTTATTTATATTTATTATCCAAGTTTTTATTGTTGTGAATGATGATTCTCAAAAAATTTGGGGAATCATTCATTTTTCTCAAATTGGTTTAACGACAAGTTTAAATATGACAGCAAAGATTATTGCTATCAGTTCTAGCGTTATTTGGTTTTTCCAAGTCACTAGTGTAAAAGATATTATCTATGCTTTAGAGAAATCTGGAGTTTCTCAAAAAGTGACTTTTGTAATCGCTTCCACTATTCAGCTTATTCCGCAAATGATGAGTTTGTCTAAAACGATCACAGATGCTCAAAGATCTCGCGGAATTGAAACCGAGGGGAGTATGTTCGTTAGAATGAAAGCTTTTGTTCCTATGATCGGTCCGTTAGTTCTATCATCGATTCAACAAATTGAAGAAAGAGTGTTAACTTTGGAATCACGCGCTTTTTCTTCTGGAGCAAAAAAGACATCCATTTACGAACTTAAAAAGCAAAAGGCTGATTATCTGATTATAACGTTTTGTGCAGTCATTTTAATCAGTTATATTGTTTGGAGGATCCTATCATGA
- a CDS encoding energy-coupling factor ABC transporter ATP-binding protein produces MPYLSLKNVWYTYSNGYEAVQDINLDFELGESVAIIGQNGAGKTTTVKLMNRLLLPTKGEVLVDGVSTKKATTAEISKKVGYVFQNPDDQIFQDTIYKEIAYGPKNQKLGDSVVKDRVAKAAEICGLTESLDEHPYNLPYSKRKFITMAAVIAMDPHVIILDEPTAGQDRESTERLGNIINYLSDQNKTVITITHDMEFVVREFKRVIVFADKQKRRDASPMEIFWDEKLLEFSDLKQPVICQLATILGYEGVLTIEDLLEREKYEKYNN; encoded by the coding sequence GTGCCTTATCTATCACTAAAAAATGTTTGGTACACATATTCTAACGGTTATGAAGCTGTTCAAGATATTAATTTGGATTTTGAACTAGGTGAATCAGTTGCCATAATTGGGCAGAACGGTGCTGGTAAAACAACGACAGTTAAACTAATGAATAGGCTGCTATTACCAACGAAAGGTGAAGTTTTAGTAGACGGTGTTTCCACTAAGAAGGCAACCACTGCAGAGATTTCTAAGAAGGTTGGTTATGTATTTCAAAATCCCGATGACCAAATTTTTCAAGATACTATTTATAAAGAGATTGCATATGGTCCTAAGAACCAGAAATTAGGAGATTCTGTCGTGAAAGATAGAGTAGCGAAAGCAGCTGAAATTTGTGGTTTAACAGAGTCTTTAGATGAACACCCTTATAACTTACCTTATTCGAAAAGAAAATTTATAACCATGGCTGCAGTAATTGCTATGGATCCGCATGTGATCATTTTAGATGAACCTACTGCTGGACAAGATAGAGAGTCAACTGAACGGTTAGGCAATATTATTAACTATTTATCAGATCAAAATAAAACAGTAATTACTATTACACATGATATGGAATTTGTTGTACGTGAATTTAAACGAGTGATTGTTTTTGCGGATAAACAAAAAAGAAGAGATGCATCTCCTATGGAAATATTTTGGGATGAAAAACTTTTAGAATTTAGTGATTTAAAGCAGCCTGTCATTTGCCAATTGGCTACTATTTTAGGCTATGAAGGCGTATTAACGATTGAAGATTTATTGGAAAGGGAAAAATATGAAAAATATAATAATTGA
- a CDS encoding nucleoside hydrolase, producing MKIYWKGKNMKNIIIDCDPGHDDALAILTAIANSNKLNILGITTIGGNQTLEKVTTNAKNILEFVNSTIPLAMGQSEPLTKDLCVAPEAHGESGMDGPYFNGEKYPITSNNAILFMYETIMKCNDKVILVGLGPLTNIALLIKVIPDVRSKIEYISIMGGGLDRGNKTPLAEFNIYVDPEAAQIVFNSGIPVVMSGLDVTEQAEITIEEINSLKNKGRVSHLAYELLHFYNKSGRQFGFINSPIHDLCAVAYILNPKMFSGTSYYVDVVTEGKARGLTFADKRLVSNQAKNILVLEKVNREMFISELINALEVLDKI from the coding sequence TTGAAGATTTATTGGAAAGGGAAAAATATGAAAAATATAATAATTGATTGTGATCCAGGACATGATGATGCCTTAGCTATTTTGACAGCGATAGCTAATTCTAACAAATTAAATATATTAGGAATTACAACGATTGGTGGTAATCAAACATTAGAAAAAGTTACTACCAATGCAAAAAACATATTGGAATTTGTAAATTCTACTATTCCGTTAGCAATGGGACAATCAGAACCATTAACAAAAGATCTCTGTGTTGCTCCTGAAGCTCATGGAGAAAGTGGTATGGACGGCCCTTACTTTAATGGAGAAAAGTACCCAATCACTTCAAACAATGCTATTTTATTTATGTATGAAACAATAATGAAATGCAATGATAAGGTGATTTTAGTTGGTTTAGGTCCATTGACCAATATAGCGTTATTAATAAAGGTAATTCCTGACGTTCGAAGTAAAATAGAATACATTAGCATTATGGGTGGGGGACTTGACCGTGGTAATAAAACACCATTGGCTGAATTTAATATTTATGTAGATCCAGAAGCGGCACAAATAGTGTTCAATTCTGGCATACCTGTTGTTATGTCAGGTTTGGATGTCACGGAGCAGGCTGAAATAACTATAGAAGAAATTAATTCACTAAAAAATAAAGGTAGAGTCAGTCATTTAGCTTACGAACTACTTCATTTTTACAATAAATCTGGTAGACAATTTGGTTTTATCAATAGCCCGATTCATGATTTATGTGCAGTGGCATATATATTAAATCCTAAGATGTTTTCTGGAACTTCCTACTATGTCGATGTGGTGACAGAAGGAAAAGCAAGAGGATTAACTTTTGCTGATAAAAGACTAGTCTCAAACCAAGCAAAAAACATACTAGTATTAGAGAAGGTTAATCGAGAAATGTTTATATCTGAGTTAATAAATGCTTTAGAAGTTTTGGATAAGATATAA